A genomic segment from Verrucomicrobiia bacterium encodes:
- a CDS encoding UbiA family prenyltransferase, which produces MSSAVSLRWGAWRPWLVLGRVSNLPTVWSNCLAAWMLGGGGAGHRLGVLMMGASAVYVAGMLLNDAFDVAHDREHRRERPIPSGQVRAGWVWAAGVLLLLGGGALLASLGGATLHLGFLLAVSVVIYNAVHKLVPFSTLLMALCRFLLFLVAGSATANGVTGEIVWSGLALGGYVVGLSTIARTEGKGGLERWWPLGGLLLPLALAALTNPPSVWGRAEVAAPVAIWAVWTARSLLLLRRPTPDGARGAVSGLLAGIVLVDMMAVLPGALPWGAVFLGLFGAALVLQRWAPAT; this is translated from the coding sequence ATGTCGTCCGCCGTTTCCCTGCGATGGGGTGCGTGGCGCCCGTGGCTGGTGCTCGGGCGGGTTTCCAACCTGCCGACGGTATGGTCGAATTGTCTGGCGGCGTGGATGTTGGGAGGGGGTGGGGCGGGGCATCGTCTAGGGGTGCTGATGATGGGCGCGAGCGCGGTGTATGTGGCGGGGATGCTGCTCAACGACGCGTTCGATGTGGCGCATGACCGGGAGCATCGTCGGGAAAGGCCGATTCCTTCGGGACAGGTGAGGGCGGGCTGGGTGTGGGCCGCCGGAGTGCTGCTTCTGCTGGGGGGCGGGGCGCTGCTGGCGAGTCTGGGCGGGGCGACGCTGCACCTGGGATTTCTTCTGGCGGTCTCGGTGGTGATCTACAACGCGGTTCACAAGCTGGTGCCTTTTTCGACCCTGCTGATGGCCCTTTGCCGGTTCCTGCTGTTCCTGGTGGCGGGATCCGCGACGGCGAACGGGGTGACGGGTGAGATCGTGTGGAGCGGCCTGGCGCTGGGAGGTTACGTGGTGGGGCTCAGCACGATTGCGCGGACGGAAGGCAAAGGGGGACTGGAACGTTGGTGGCCGCTGGGGGGATTGCTGCTGCCACTGGCGCTGGCGGCATTGACGAATCCGCCCTCGGTGTGGGGTCGGGCGGAGGTGGCGGCGCCGGTGGCGATATGGGCGGTGTGGACGGCGCGATCGCTGCTGCTGCTCCGGCGTCCGACCCCCGATGGCGCGCGGGGGGCGGTGTCGGGTCTGCTGGCGGGGATCGTGTTGGTGGACATGATGGCGGTCCTGCCGGGGGCGCTTCCCTGGGGGGCGGTTTTCCTGGGACTGTTCGGAGCGGCGCTGGTGTTGCAGCGGTGGGCACCGGCGACGTGA
- a CDS encoding SocA family protein codes for MMKLLKLMYFAHGWHLAITDAPLVNERPEAWKFGPVFPEVYHAFKRYGRDPIKRPVERVVLSGSGGKYRIVSSSPDIPDDDFAVALLEQIWSIYGRFTAGELSALTHQDGTPWKHAWVELKGQDISGTDIPQEEIRNFFKAKLPAHV; via the coding sequence TTGATGAAGCTCCTCAAGCTCATGTACTTCGCACATGGTTGGCACCTTGCGATCACAGACGCACCGCTCGTCAATGAACGCCCGGAAGCCTGGAAGTTCGGACCTGTCTTTCCAGAAGTGTATCATGCCTTCAAGCGATACGGTCGCGATCCGATCAAGCGCCCGGTCGAGCGTGTGGTCCTCAGCGGTTCGGGTGGAAAGTACCGGATCGTTTCATCATCACCGGATATTCCCGACGACGATTTTGCCGTCGCTCTGTTAGAGCAGATCTGGAGCATTTACGGCAGGTTCACCGCAGGCGAACTGTCTGCCTTGACCCACCAGGATGGCACGCCTTGGAAGCACGCCTGGGTAGAACTGAAGGGGCAGGACATTTCTGGAACCGACATACCGCAGGAAGAAATCAGAAACTTCTTCAAGGCGAAATTGCCGGCCCATGTCTGA
- a CDS encoding HD domain-containing protein, giving the protein MILPLPADLARLLRELPVLRRAYLVGGCVRDAILGRPLKDFDVEVFGASYEALAEALRPWGRTDFVGRSFGVIKLSLGNAVHDFSIPRRDSKVGPGHRGFDIHLDPHITPPEAAARRDFTLNALMWDPRSGEVLDFFGGRDDIERRILRHIGEAFRDDPLRVLRGMQLAGRFHLTGAPETLACCRELVGTFHELAFERVRDEWFKWAASSTVPSAGLRWIEAAGWLSHFPELDALRGVPQEPEWHPEGDVFQHTCHALDALPDLPAWRDADEPTRIVVSLAVLTHDFGKATCTHTVLRDGRSRIVSPGHENDSARLAAAFLERLRIPRAIAERVVPLVLQHMAHFQEPGERAVRRLARRLAPETVEHLCLVMTADAFGRPPRPRQTPSAVEAIRRIANRLDLARSAPQPLLLGRHLLALGLSPGKEIGRWTHAAFEAQLDGRFHDLNGAHAWLAGHPDFPPAAAARAAETTSEERG; this is encoded by the coding sequence ATGATCCTCCCGCTTCCCGCTGATCTGGCGCGTCTGCTCCGCGAACTTCCCGTCCTGCGGCGTGCCTACCTCGTCGGTGGCTGTGTCCGGGATGCCATCCTGGGACGCCCCCTGAAGGACTTCGATGTCGAGGTCTTTGGCGCCTCCTACGAGGCCCTCGCCGAGGCCCTCCGCCCCTGGGGCCGTACCGATTTCGTCGGCCGCTCCTTCGGTGTCATCAAGCTCTCCCTCGGCAATGCCGTCCACGACTTCAGCATCCCCCGCCGCGATTCCAAAGTCGGCCCCGGCCACCGCGGCTTCGACATCCACCTCGATCCCCACATCACCCCGCCCGAGGCAGCCGCCCGACGTGACTTCACCCTCAACGCCCTCATGTGGGACCCCAGGTCCGGTGAGGTCCTCGACTTCTTCGGCGGTCGCGATGATATCGAGCGCCGGATCCTGCGCCACATCGGCGAAGCGTTCCGCGATGATCCCCTGCGCGTCCTCCGCGGCATGCAGCTCGCCGGGCGCTTTCACCTGACCGGCGCGCCCGAAACCCTGGCCTGCTGCCGCGAACTGGTCGGCACCTTTCATGAACTCGCCTTCGAACGCGTCCGCGACGAATGGTTCAAATGGGCCGCATCGAGCACGGTCCCTTCCGCCGGCCTTCGCTGGATCGAGGCCGCCGGCTGGCTCTCCCATTTTCCCGAACTCGATGCCCTCCGAGGCGTGCCCCAGGAACCCGAATGGCACCCGGAAGGCGACGTCTTCCAACACACCTGCCACGCCCTCGACGCCCTCCCCGATCTCCCGGCCTGGCGCGATGCCGACGAACCCACCCGCATCGTCGTCTCCCTCGCCGTCCTGACCCACGACTTCGGCAAGGCCACCTGCACCCATACCGTCCTGCGCGATGGACGTTCCCGAATCGTTTCTCCCGGCCATGAGAACGACAGCGCCCGGCTCGCCGCCGCGTTCCTTGAACGGCTCCGCATACCGCGGGCCATTGCCGAACGCGTCGTCCCGCTCGTCCTTCAGCACATGGCCCATTTCCAGGAACCCGGCGAACGTGCCGTCCGCCGCCTGGCCCGCCGCCTCGCCCCCGAGACGGTAGAGCACCTCTGCCTGGTGATGACCGCCGACGCTTTCGGACGCCCCCCGCGCCCACGTCAGACCCCGTCCGCCGTCGAGGCCATCCGGCGCATCGCCAATCGACTCGATCTGGCTCGCTCCGCCCCGCAACCCCTGCTCCTCGGACGCCACCTCCTTGCCCTCGGCCTGTCCCCAGGAAAGGAGATCGGACGATGGACCCATGCCGCCTTCGAAGCCCAGCTCGACGGGCGCTTCCATGACCTCAACGGAGCCCATGCCTGGCTGGCCGGACATCCCGATTTCCCCCCGGCTGCCGCCGCTCGCGCCGCGGAAACCACCTCTGAGGAAAGGGGCTAA
- a CDS encoding type II secretion system F family protein: MAFLVTPAQLSARADVFHQLASSIGAGLPLIRTLRMLAGSPPAWGLARPLTRVGDRLEEGATFGEALRSLGRWAPDFDIALLEAGEQSGRLDATCRVLSKAYRERAALSRKLILGLAYPVLVFHVAFLILPIGDLVTLFHGGSVGGFLLGKALFFLPFYVATAFLVYASQGTHGRAWRSGLEAVAGLIPGLGRARRALVLARLSMALDALLNSGMTATRAWPMAAAASGSPALEREVQAWLPRLGEGESAGDILPERSFFPQHFSAIYAGGEMSGRTDEALARLTEHYQDEGLRWMTLASGTLTGVVYGAVLLIVAWQIVSFWMGFYGGILGGG, from the coding sequence ATGGCCTTCCTGGTGACACCGGCCCAACTCTCGGCGCGGGCCGACGTATTCCATCAGCTTGCGAGCTCGATCGGCGCGGGTCTGCCGCTGATCCGGACCCTGCGGATGCTGGCAGGCAGCCCTCCGGCGTGGGGGCTGGCGCGACCCTTGACGCGGGTGGGGGATCGACTGGAGGAGGGGGCCACGTTCGGGGAGGCACTTCGATCCCTGGGCCGATGGGCCCCGGACTTCGACATCGCGCTGCTGGAGGCGGGGGAGCAGAGCGGACGGTTGGATGCCACATGCCGGGTGTTGTCGAAGGCGTACCGCGAGCGGGCGGCGCTGTCCCGCAAACTCATCCTGGGGTTGGCGTACCCGGTGCTGGTTTTTCACGTTGCGTTTCTGATCCTGCCGATCGGGGATTTGGTGACGTTGTTCCACGGCGGGAGTGTGGGCGGGTTCCTGCTGGGGAAGGCGCTCTTCTTTCTGCCCTTTTACGTCGCAACGGCCTTTCTCGTGTATGCGTCGCAGGGGACCCATGGGCGGGCCTGGCGGTCGGGACTGGAAGCCGTGGCGGGGCTGATTCCGGGTCTGGGGCGGGCGCGGCGGGCGCTGGTGCTGGCGCGGTTGAGCATGGCGTTGGATGCGCTGCTGAATTCAGGGATGACGGCGACGCGGGCGTGGCCGATGGCGGCGGCGGCCAGCGGTTCGCCCGCGTTGGAGCGGGAGGTGCAGGCGTGGCTGCCGCGGTTGGGGGAGGGGGAATCCGCGGGGGACATCCTCCCGGAGCGCTCCTTTTTTCCGCAGCATTTCTCGGCGATCTACGCCGGAGGCGAGATGTCGGGACGAACGGATGAGGCGCTGGCCCGCCTGACCGAGCATTACCAGGACGAAGGGCTGCGCTGGATGACCCTTGCCAGTGGCACGCTGACCGGCGTGGTGTATGGCGCCGTGCTGTTGATCGTCGCCTGGCAGATCGTGTCGTTCTGGATGGGTTTCTACGGCGGAATTCTGGGCGGCGGTTAG
- the trxA gene encoding thioredoxin, whose translation MASNLIKNVTEATFNAEVLQSATPVLVDFWAEWCGPCKMIAPVLEELATELDGQLKVAKVDVDAEAGLATQYGITAIPTLLVFKGGQIVDQMRGAKGKRAIRDTVEPYL comes from the coding sequence ATGGCATCGAACCTCATTAAAAACGTCACCGAGGCGACCTTCAACGCGGAGGTGCTCCAATCGGCGACGCCTGTGCTGGTGGATTTCTGGGCGGAATGGTGCGGCCCCTGCAAGATGATCGCCCCGGTGCTCGAGGAGTTGGCCACGGAACTGGACGGCCAGCTCAAGGTCGCCAAAGTCGATGTCGATGCGGAGGCGGGTCTGGCCACGCAATACGGCATCACGGCGATTCCCACGCTGCTGGTGTTCAAAGGGGGTCAGATTGTGGACCAGATGCGGGGTGCCAAGGGCAAGCGCGCCATCCGCGACACGGTCGAGCCGTACCTCTAG
- a CDS encoding RNA-binding protein, translating to MNAARLFVGNLSYTTGENDLFDHFTQAGMVRAVDVVMDKFTGRSRGFAFVEMGSAEEAEKAVELLHDQELQGRNLTVNVARPKEERPPREGGGGGGYGRRGGGGGGGRGGRRGGGGGGNDWEDRGSYNRR from the coding sequence ATGAATGCAGCGAGGTTGTTTGTTGGGAACCTGTCGTACACGACGGGCGAGAATGATCTGTTCGACCATTTCACGCAGGCCGGAATGGTGCGGGCCGTGGACGTGGTGATGGACAAGTTCACGGGTCGTTCGCGCGGGTTCGCCTTTGTCGAGATGGGGAGTGCCGAGGAGGCCGAGAAGGCGGTGGAGCTTCTGCATGACCAGGAACTTCAGGGGCGCAATCTGACCGTCAATGTGGCGCGTCCGAAGGAGGAGCGTCCGCCGCGGGAGGGAGGGGGCGGAGGGGGCTATGGCCGGCGCGGCGGTGGGGGAGGGGGCGGTCGTGGGGGACGGCGTGGCGGCGGGGGCGGGGGCAACGACTGGGAGGACCGCGGATCGTACAACCGTCGTTGA
- a CDS encoding tyrosine recombinase XerC, protein MNAGSSASPAGGTSGDGGEDLRVAEFLEALAGERAASEYTLRNYGQALREFRGWYRGMRGAEPDWATLPREEFRFYLRHLGRQGLSAAAVRLRFAALRTFYRHLVRRGRVATVPLKDLALPRAPKRLVRFLSVDQMRALLEAPGRVEGGREEGGGVGRPVDDTVPARDTAIIEVIYSCGLRIGELCGLRMEDLDVREGLLRVRGKGKKERVVPVGGHAVRAVEAYWGRMGRVPEGREPMFQRGRGDGRAVPARTLQHRLKGHLLAAGLDPGLTPHKLRHSFATHLLDAGADLRSVQEMLGHAQLATTQVYTHVTTERLRRSYDAAHPRARGEAGKRDEDGGG, encoded by the coding sequence ATGAACGCGGGGAGTTCAGCCAGCCCGGCCGGGGGGACGTCGGGGGATGGCGGGGAGGATCTGCGGGTGGCGGAGTTTCTCGAGGCGTTGGCCGGGGAGCGGGCGGCTTCGGAATACACCCTGCGGAACTACGGGCAGGCGTTGCGGGAATTCCGGGGGTGGTACCGGGGGATGCGCGGGGCGGAGCCGGACTGGGCGACGCTCCCGAGGGAGGAGTTCCGGTTCTATCTGCGCCATTTGGGGCGGCAGGGATTGAGTGCCGCGGCGGTGCGGTTGCGGTTCGCGGCCTTGCGGACGTTCTACCGGCACCTGGTGCGGCGAGGCCGGGTGGCGACGGTGCCGCTCAAGGATCTTGCGTTGCCGCGGGCGCCGAAGCGATTGGTGCGGTTCCTGTCGGTGGACCAGATGCGGGCGTTGCTGGAGGCTCCGGGCCGGGTTGAAGGCGGGAGGGAGGAAGGGGGCGGGGTGGGGCGTCCGGTGGACGACACGGTGCCGGCACGGGACACGGCGATCATTGAAGTGATCTACTCCTGCGGGCTGCGGATCGGGGAGTTGTGCGGGTTGCGGATGGAGGATCTGGATGTTCGTGAGGGATTGCTGCGGGTGCGGGGCAAGGGGAAGAAGGAGCGGGTGGTGCCGGTCGGGGGCCATGCGGTGCGGGCGGTGGAGGCCTACTGGGGGCGGATGGGGCGGGTTCCGGAGGGACGGGAGCCGATGTTTCAGCGCGGGCGGGGCGATGGACGGGCGGTGCCGGCGCGGACGTTGCAGCATCGGTTGAAGGGCCACTTGCTGGCGGCGGGGCTGGATCCGGGTCTGACCCCGCACAAGCTGCGCCACAGTTTCGCGACGCACCTGCTGGATGCGGGGGCGGATTTGAGGTCGGTGCAGGAGATGCTGGGCCACGCGCAGTTGGCGACGACGCAGGTGTACACGCATGTCACCACGGAGCGGTTGCGGCGGTCGTACGATGCGGCGCATCCGCGGGCGCGGGGGGAGGCGGGGAAGCGGGATGAGGACGGGGGAGGTTGA
- a CDS encoding glycosyltransferase family 4 protein — translation MNAKATQQRRPAVLILVENLPVPLDRRVWQESCALRDAGYEVAVICPKMRGYTASYECLEGIHIYRHWISEEAGGWWGFFREYASALAGEMWLAWKVWRRHRFRILHLCNPPDLLFLVALPYRWLAGVRVVYDVHDVWPEFFEAKFGRRGPFYWAVRVAERLTYACADVVLATNRSVREVALERGRKLPWEVFVVRTAPKIATGEVSPDDGLRKGRRYLVGYVGVMGNADGVIHLIEAARHIVRERGRRDVQFLLMGTGPEWERLVKEREAWGLGEYVDLPGRVSNAELFAALQTIDLGVACDPPNPYNDHCTMNKTLEYMAFGKPQVMFDVTEGRYSAGESARYVEGLSAEGLGDAILALLDDPEARERMGALGRERVRRELNWERSVEELLRAYRVAMETGGG, via the coding sequence GTGAATGCCAAGGCAACACAGCAACGGCGACCGGCGGTGCTGATCCTGGTCGAGAATCTGCCGGTGCCGCTGGACCGGCGGGTTTGGCAGGAGTCGTGCGCGTTGCGGGACGCGGGGTACGAGGTGGCGGTGATTTGTCCGAAGATGCGGGGGTACACGGCCTCGTATGAATGTCTGGAGGGGATTCACATTTACCGGCACTGGATCAGCGAGGAGGCCGGGGGATGGTGGGGGTTTTTCCGGGAGTATGCGTCGGCGTTGGCGGGCGAGATGTGGCTGGCTTGGAAGGTGTGGCGGCGGCACCGGTTCCGAATCCTGCATTTGTGCAATCCGCCGGACCTGCTGTTTCTGGTGGCGCTGCCGTACCGGTGGCTGGCGGGGGTGCGGGTGGTGTACGACGTGCATGACGTGTGGCCGGAGTTCTTCGAGGCGAAGTTCGGACGGCGCGGGCCGTTCTACTGGGCGGTGCGGGTGGCGGAGCGGTTGACCTATGCGTGTGCGGACGTGGTGCTGGCCACCAACCGGTCGGTGCGGGAGGTGGCCCTGGAGCGGGGGCGAAAGCTGCCGTGGGAGGTGTTTGTGGTGCGGACCGCGCCGAAGATCGCGACCGGGGAGGTGTCACCGGATGACGGGTTGCGGAAAGGCAGGCGATACCTGGTGGGTTATGTCGGGGTGATGGGGAACGCGGACGGGGTGATTCATCTCATCGAGGCGGCGCGGCACATCGTCCGGGAGCGGGGTCGCCGGGACGTGCAATTCCTGCTGATGGGGACGGGACCGGAGTGGGAGCGATTGGTGAAGGAGCGGGAGGCGTGGGGGTTGGGGGAGTACGTGGATCTGCCGGGGCGGGTGAGCAATGCGGAGTTGTTTGCGGCGTTGCAGACGATCGATCTGGGAGTCGCCTGCGATCCGCCGAATCCGTACAACGACCATTGCACGATGAACAAGACGCTCGAGTACATGGCGTTTGGGAAGCCCCAGGTGATGTTCGACGTGACGGAAGGACGTTACTCCGCCGGGGAATCGGCCCGGTACGTGGAGGGGTTGTCGGCCGAGGGGCTGGGAGATGCCATCCTCGCCTTGCTGGACGATCCGGAGGCACGGGAACGGATGGGGGCCCTTGGGCGGGAGCGGGTGCGGAGGGAACTCAACTGGGAGCGGTCGGTGGAGGAGCTGCTGCGGGCGTACCGGGTGGCGATGGAGACGGGAGGGGGATGA
- a CDS encoding UDP-glucose/GDP-mannose dehydrogenase family protein: MNVSVFGLGYVGAVTAGCLVARGHRVVGVDVAAGKVEELGQGRPPIIEPGLEEHLAAGLKAGRLSATTDARAAVLATEVSLVCVGTPSRAGGGLDLRFVRQVTGEIGDAVRAKGGEHALVFRSTMLPGSTRALVEEGLEGLVQEGGLEVVYYPEFLREGSAVADFERPSLTVLGTRDGAPLRGAWKGLVGEAGRVVGWETAELVKYACNAFHATKVAFANEIGRLGKGLGVDARAVMELLCEDTRLNLSPYYLRPGNPFGGSCLPKDVRALVQQARQSGVGVPVLESLLPSNERHLQSLLELVEASGHREVVVLGLSFKSQTDDLRESAMVEVAQHCLGRGYTVRIYDPQLNLAALVGANKRAIDTRMPHLAQLLRADLGEALGRSGLILAAQRVAGIEELAARVTTEHTILDINGWAELEPLAGRYVGFCW, from the coding sequence ATGAATGTCTCGGTGTTCGGGCTGGGCTATGTGGGAGCGGTGACGGCGGGCTGCCTGGTGGCCCGCGGGCACCGGGTGGTGGGGGTGGATGTGGCGGCGGGGAAGGTGGAGGAACTGGGGCAGGGGCGACCGCCGATCATTGAGCCGGGACTGGAGGAGCACTTGGCGGCGGGGCTGAAGGCGGGACGACTGAGTGCGACCACCGACGCGCGGGCGGCGGTGCTGGCGACGGAGGTGTCGCTGGTGTGTGTGGGGACGCCGTCGCGGGCGGGGGGTGGATTGGATCTGCGGTTCGTCCGGCAGGTGACGGGGGAGATTGGGGACGCGGTGAGGGCGAAGGGAGGAGAGCACGCGCTGGTGTTTCGCAGCACGATGCTGCCGGGGAGCACCCGGGCTTTGGTGGAAGAGGGACTGGAAGGGCTGGTCCAGGAGGGCGGACTGGAGGTGGTGTACTACCCCGAGTTTCTGCGCGAAGGGTCGGCGGTGGCGGATTTCGAGCGACCGTCCCTGACGGTGCTGGGAACCCGGGACGGGGCGCCGTTGCGGGGGGCATGGAAGGGGTTGGTGGGGGAGGCAGGGCGGGTGGTGGGCTGGGAGACGGCGGAACTGGTGAAGTACGCATGCAACGCCTTTCACGCGACGAAGGTGGCGTTTGCCAACGAGATTGGCCGGCTGGGCAAGGGGCTTGGGGTGGATGCGCGGGCGGTGATGGAACTGTTGTGCGAGGACACGCGGTTGAACCTGTCGCCGTACTATCTGCGTCCCGGGAATCCGTTCGGGGGGTCGTGTCTGCCGAAGGATGTGCGGGCCCTGGTGCAACAAGCGCGCCAGTCGGGGGTAGGCGTTCCGGTGCTGGAGAGCCTGCTGCCGAGCAACGAGCGGCACCTGCAGAGCCTGCTGGAGTTGGTGGAAGCGTCGGGGCACCGGGAGGTGGTGGTGCTGGGTCTGTCGTTCAAGTCGCAGACTGACGACCTGCGCGAGAGCGCCATGGTGGAGGTGGCGCAGCATTGTCTGGGGCGGGGGTACACGGTGCGGATTTACGATCCGCAGTTGAACCTGGCGGCGCTGGTGGGGGCGAACAAGCGGGCCATCGACACGCGGATGCCGCACCTGGCGCAACTGCTGCGTGCGGATCTGGGGGAGGCGCTGGGGCGGAGCGGGCTGATCCTGGCGGCGCAGCGGGTGGCCGGGATCGAGGAACTGGCGGCCCGGGTGACGACGGAGCACACGATTCTGGACATCAACGGCTGGGCCGAACTGGAGCCGTTGGCGGGGCGGTATGTGGGGTTCTGCTGGTGA